From the genome of Nitrospira lenta, one region includes:
- a CDS encoding OmpA family protein, whose protein sequence is MMHRPVHGLILGFLAVSLTVGASGCATKSGYGAGDELSASEERIPDQAIREPAPQEVGTPVTRTSPGMRAELSARNATGAERSILPDVLFDFDRATLRLDALPILDANAKKLADEGTTRILLEGRGDEMGTSAYNLVLGERRAAAVRSYLKQLGLDMDLRTTSYGKDRPLCFEHQQECWQKNRSVHFVVKE, encoded by the coding sequence ATGATGCATCGACCAGTTCATGGACTCATCCTTGGGTTTCTTGCGGTATCGCTGACCGTCGGCGCGTCGGGCTGCGCCACCAAGTCCGGATACGGGGCTGGCGACGAGTTGAGTGCCAGTGAAGAGCGGATTCCCGATCAAGCTATTCGAGAACCCGCTCCACAAGAGGTGGGCACCCCGGTCACGCGTACCAGCCCTGGCATGCGCGCCGAGCTGTCTGCCAGAAATGCGACAGGCGCGGAGCGAAGCATCCTCCCGGATGTTCTATTCGATTTTGACCGGGCCACGCTCCGGCTCGATGCCTTGCCGATTTTAGATGCCAACGCGAAAAAACTGGCGGACGAGGGAACCACACGGATTCTTCTCGAAGGACGCGGCGATGAAATGGGGACGTCCGCCTATAACTTGGTCTTGGGCGAGCGGCGGGCGGCGGCAGTGCGCTCCTATCTCAAGCAGTTGGGACTCGACATGGATTTGCGCACGACCAGCTACGGCAAGGATCGTCCCCTCTGTTTTGAGCATCAGCAGGAATGCTGGCAGAAAAACCGCAGTGTCCACTTTGTGGTGAAAGAATAG
- a CDS encoding aldo/keto reductase, producing MTSTSDRKPNRLHTETSPYLLQHAFNPVDWYPWGPEALTAAKASNKPILLSIGYSACHWCHVMERESFENDAIAAIMNRHFICIKVDREERPDLDEIYMAATVAMNNGQGGWPMTVFLTPDQEPFFAGTYFPPEDRWGRPGFGTLLKKIADYWEKDAVGVRTQAKDLTERLKGEGRIPSPISVSESVLDDAVTQFKEDFDKTYGGFGGAPKFPPAAGLSLLLRCYRRSGDAHTLAMVTKTLDMMAAGGIYDQIGGGFARYSTDARWLVPHFEKMLYDNALLARVYVEAYQVTKNPDYRRVACEVLDYILKEMTGPTGGFYSATDADSEGVEGKFFVWQPAEVQAAAGNAEDARRYCALYDITEKGNWEHVSIPNRLRPLSEIAKELNLTGDELSETAARVKPLLYRARQQRVPPGLDDKILTAWNGMMLSAMAEAARVFGETRYRDAAMLTADFLLKTHVQSDGRLLRTSRAGRAHLEAYLEDYAYLAEGLIDLYEAGAPERYLQAAVGLADRMLSDFMDGEQGGFFTTATHHEALILRGREGADGATPSGNAVAASALARLAWHFDRQDWRDAAVGAIRAYGRQITRYPRAFAKSLAVVDFLTEGPVELAFIGDGEQAATQALYRAVADEYLPNRIIAAIGSGAGSTLPLLQGKSVVAGRPALYICRNFSCQRPITDSNAVAEALRLHRSSVATAAGRTETLLSGAQLSGHATVQGTAAYAANMVGLSPSGSLAHGYTAAGSTGLTVSRLGFGTYRVDTKNPEHRQAFKQALAAGCNLIDTSTNYMDGDSERLVGAVLSDLVKAGQLAREQVVVVSKIGYVQSQNLKLAEAREKAGRPYPDMVKYGDGIWHCLHPEFLADQLALSLDRLGLATLDVCLLHNPEYFLSEAAHRNEPDLVALRDTFYDRLQRAFVYFETQVAAGRLQYYGVSSNTVTSPAGHPEATSLSRMLDAARAAAHEAKQTAHHFRWLQCPMNLFESGALLTANTGAGGVQTVLELARQEGVAVLVNRPLNAMPGQGGGILRLADFPLEDQPVDFVRQRERLAALEDEYRRTIAPSVPQSGQGTDPAEFFNWAHELDRVRPQLQGLEHWEQIEHQMIAPHVNQVLQALSRTLSGTAAEQWEAWRDRYVPELLTLLRGLRREATERSLRRTAAVATAVDSVLPQVRRSESLSRKALWVLISTPGVTCVLNGMRTPAYVADSVRVLQWPALESARAAYEIAKTIAFPKDLG from the coding sequence ATGACATCTACATCTGATCGCAAACCAAATCGCCTGCATACCGAAACGAGCCCCTATCTCCTCCAGCATGCCTTCAACCCGGTTGATTGGTATCCCTGGGGCCCCGAGGCGTTGACCGCCGCCAAGGCGTCGAACAAACCGATTCTGTTGTCAATCGGCTACTCGGCTTGTCACTGGTGCCATGTGATGGAACGGGAGTCGTTTGAGAACGACGCGATTGCCGCTATCATGAATCGCCATTTCATCTGCATCAAGGTAGATCGGGAGGAGCGGCCGGATCTTGACGAGATCTATATGGCGGCGACTGTGGCGATGAACAACGGTCAGGGCGGCTGGCCGATGACGGTGTTTCTCACCCCGGATCAGGAGCCGTTTTTCGCAGGGACCTATTTCCCTCCGGAGGACCGCTGGGGCCGGCCCGGGTTCGGCACGTTGTTGAAGAAGATTGCCGACTACTGGGAGAAAGATGCGGTCGGCGTTCGGACACAAGCCAAAGACCTGACTGAGCGATTAAAAGGCGAAGGCCGAATCCCCTCCCCGATCTCCGTCAGTGAGTCGGTGTTGGACGATGCCGTCACGCAATTCAAGGAAGATTTTGACAAAACCTACGGCGGTTTTGGTGGCGCGCCGAAATTCCCTCCGGCGGCTGGACTGTCGTTGTTATTGCGGTGCTATCGGCGGTCTGGGGATGCGCACACACTGGCGATGGTCACCAAGACACTCGACATGATGGCGGCCGGGGGCATCTACGACCAGATCGGCGGCGGATTCGCTCGCTATTCCACCGATGCCCGCTGGCTCGTGCCGCATTTCGAAAAGATGCTCTACGATAACGCGCTGTTGGCTCGCGTGTATGTGGAGGCCTACCAGGTCACCAAGAACCCCGATTACCGGCGTGTAGCCTGCGAAGTCTTGGACTATATATTGAAAGAAATGACCGGACCGACCGGCGGATTTTATTCCGCGACCGACGCGGATTCTGAAGGCGTCGAAGGGAAATTCTTCGTGTGGCAACCGGCGGAGGTGCAGGCCGCGGCGGGGAATGCAGAAGATGCGCGGCGATATTGTGCGCTCTACGACATTACGGAGAAAGGCAATTGGGAGCACGTCAGTATTCCCAATCGCCTGCGGCCCTTGTCCGAGATTGCGAAGGAACTCAATCTGACCGGCGATGAGTTGTCGGAAACGGCCGCGCGGGTGAAGCCCCTCCTCTATCGCGCGCGGCAGCAGCGTGTGCCTCCCGGCCTCGACGACAAAATTCTTACCGCGTGGAACGGCATGATGTTGTCGGCGATGGCGGAAGCGGCGCGAGTGTTCGGTGAAACCCGTTATCGCGACGCGGCCATGCTCACGGCGGACTTCCTCTTGAAGACGCATGTGCAGTCCGATGGACGACTCTTGCGCACCTCGCGTGCCGGACGTGCCCACCTTGAGGCGTATTTAGAAGATTACGCCTATCTGGCGGAGGGACTCATCGATCTGTACGAAGCCGGGGCGCCTGAGCGGTATCTGCAGGCAGCGGTCGGACTAGCCGACAGAATGCTGTCCGATTTTATGGACGGAGAACAGGGTGGATTTTTCACGACGGCCACGCATCATGAGGCGCTCATTCTTCGCGGCCGTGAAGGAGCCGACGGGGCCACACCCAGCGGCAATGCCGTGGCGGCGTCGGCGCTGGCGCGGTTGGCGTGGCATTTCGATCGGCAGGATTGGCGGGATGCGGCGGTCGGCGCGATTCGAGCCTACGGGAGACAGATCACGCGCTATCCCCGCGCATTTGCCAAGAGTCTGGCGGTGGTCGATTTCTTGACGGAAGGTCCGGTGGAATTAGCCTTTATCGGCGACGGTGAACAAGCGGCTACCCAAGCGCTGTATCGGGCGGTAGCGGACGAATATCTTCCCAACCGGATCATCGCGGCGATCGGATCAGGCGCCGGCTCCACCCTGCCCTTACTGCAGGGAAAGTCAGTCGTTGCGGGACGGCCCGCGCTGTATATCTGCCGGAACTTCAGCTGTCAGCGTCCCATCACGGATTCGAACGCTGTAGCCGAGGCCCTCCGCCTCCATCGGTCGAGCGTCGCCACAGCCGCTGGTCGAACAGAGACGTTGCTGAGTGGGGCACAGTTGTCCGGTCATGCGACGGTGCAAGGTACGGCGGCCTATGCGGCGAACATGGTGGGGCTGTCCCCGTCCGGTTCTCTTGCGCATGGCTATACGGCCGCTGGATCGACCGGGCTCACGGTGTCCCGGCTGGGGTTTGGCACATACCGGGTCGATACAAAAAATCCGGAACATCGGCAGGCCTTCAAGCAGGCGTTGGCGGCCGGCTGCAATCTCATCGATACGTCGACCAATTATATGGATGGAGACAGTGAACGCCTTGTGGGTGCGGTGCTGTCCGACCTCGTCAAAGCGGGGCAGTTGGCGCGAGAACAGGTTGTGGTCGTCTCCAAGATCGGCTACGTGCAGAGTCAGAATCTCAAGCTTGCCGAGGCTCGGGAGAAAGCCGGCCGGCCCTACCCTGACATGGTTAAGTATGGAGACGGGATTTGGCACTGCCTCCACCCTGAATTTCTCGCCGATCAACTCGCACTGTCTCTCGATCGCTTGGGGCTTGCGACGCTCGATGTGTGCCTGCTGCACAATCCGGAATATTTTTTGTCGGAAGCCGCGCACCGGAATGAGCCTGATTTGGTGGCCCTCCGCGACACGTTCTATGACCGGCTGCAACGCGCATTCGTGTATTTTGAAACGCAAGTCGCGGCCGGCCGGTTGCAATACTACGGAGTCTCGTCGAATACCGTGACCTCGCCTGCCGGTCATCCCGAAGCCACCTCACTGAGTCGCATGCTTGATGCGGCGCGGGCTGCCGCGCACGAGGCGAAGCAAACAGCGCACCATTTCCGCTGGTTGCAATGCCCGATGAATCTCTTCGAGTCCGGCGCGTTGCTGACGGCGAATACCGGCGCCGGCGGCGTTCAGACGGTGCTCGAGCTGGCCCGGCAGGAAGGCGTGGCCGTCCTGGTGAATCGTCCACTCAACGCCATGCCCGGCCAAGGCGGTGGGATCCTTCGCCTTGCCGACTTCCCCTTGGAGGATCAACCGGTGGATTTTGTCCGGCAACGGGAGCGCCTGGCTGCACTGGAGGATGAGTATCGCCGCACGATCGCGCCGTCGGTTCCACAGAGCGGCCAGGGCACCGACCCGGCTGAGTTTTTCAACTGGGCGCATGAGTTGGATCGCGTCAGGCCTCAGCTGCAAGGGTTGGAACATTGGGAGCAGATCGAACATCAGATGATTGCCCCTCACGTCAATCAGGTGCTGCAAGCCTTGTCGCGGACGCTGTCCGGTACGGCGGCCGAGCAATGGGAGGCTTGGCGCGACCGGTATGTGCCGGAATTACTGACGTTGCTGCGGGGATTGCGGCGCGAAGCCACGGAACGAAGTCTTCGACGGACCGCGGCGGTGGCGACGGCGGTTGATTCCGTGCTCCCGCAAGTTCGACGATCGGAATCCCTCTCACGAAAAGCGCTGTGGGTGTTGATCAGCACGCCGGGCGTCACGTGCGTGCTGAACGGCATGCGGACGCCGGCCTATGTCGCGGACTCGGTACGGGTCCTCCAGTGGCCCGCGCTGGAGTCGGCGCGGGCGGCTTATGAGATCGCCAAGACTATCGCCTTTCCCAAAGACTTAGGGTAA
- a CDS encoding NAD-dependent malic enzyme — translation MVDLGPYSNYRLTVRLELANTPGIFARVAALLADEGANLGAVDIVSATTTHMVRDVTFDVRNETHGEKVLARLNALPDVTVLSASDRIFLLHLGGKIRVEGKIPINTRNILSMVYTPGVGRVSQAIARDKSKVYAFTSKSNSVAVVTDGSAVLGLGNLGPEAALPVMEGKVMLFKELAGIDAWPLCLNTQDPDEIVRIVQGIAPGFGAINLEDISAPRCFDIERRLKASLDVPVMHDDQHGTAVVILAALTNALLVTGKQIEDIRVVVNGLGAAGTACCRMLLAAGVSHLLGCDQEGIILSGSPEQLHACRTDLATCITRAAPTGTLRDALKGADVFIGLSVGNILVAEDLELMAPERIVFAMANPDPEVSPELAASHCRIFATGRSDFPNQINNALAFPGIFRGALDVQAKEINEIMKLAAAKAIAEVIPPSALSEDYIIPSLFDKTVVPQVARAVATAARDSGVARRRMPGTASSSAE, via the coding sequence ATGGTCGATCTCGGCCCCTATTCCAACTATCGTCTCACCGTCAGACTGGAATTGGCCAACACGCCCGGCATCTTCGCCCGCGTAGCCGCCTTGCTGGCCGATGAGGGAGCTAATCTCGGCGCGGTAGATATCGTCTCGGCGACCACAACCCACATGGTTCGGGACGTTACCTTCGATGTGCGCAATGAAACGCATGGCGAGAAGGTGCTCGCCCGGCTGAACGCCCTTCCCGATGTGACTGTGCTGTCGGCCTCCGACCGGATCTTTCTCTTACACCTCGGCGGCAAGATTCGCGTCGAAGGCAAGATCCCGATCAACACTAGAAACATCCTCTCAATGGTCTACACCCCAGGAGTCGGGCGAGTCTCTCAGGCTATCGCGCGCGATAAATCCAAGGTCTATGCGTTCACGAGCAAGAGCAATAGCGTTGCAGTGGTGACGGATGGGTCTGCGGTGTTAGGACTTGGCAACCTCGGGCCAGAAGCGGCCCTGCCGGTGATGGAAGGCAAGGTGATGCTGTTCAAAGAGCTCGCCGGGATCGACGCCTGGCCGCTCTGCTTGAACACCCAGGACCCCGACGAGATCGTCCGCATTGTCCAGGGCATTGCGCCGGGATTCGGCGCAATCAATCTGGAAGACATCAGTGCGCCCCGCTGTTTTGATATCGAGCGGCGATTGAAAGCCTCACTCGACGTCCCGGTGATGCACGACGATCAACACGGCACGGCGGTAGTGATTCTGGCCGCCCTGACCAATGCGCTACTCGTCACAGGAAAGCAGATCGAGGACATCCGCGTGGTTGTCAACGGTCTTGGCGCCGCCGGCACGGCCTGTTGCCGGATGTTGCTGGCAGCCGGCGTCTCGCATCTGCTGGGATGCGATCAAGAAGGCATCATTCTGTCCGGCAGCCCGGAGCAACTGCACGCCTGTCGAACCGATCTGGCAACCTGCATAACCCGCGCGGCACCGACGGGAACCTTGCGCGATGCGCTGAAGGGCGCCGACGTCTTTATCGGGCTTTCGGTCGGAAATATTCTCGTGGCCGAGGACCTTGAGCTGATGGCTCCCGAACGCATCGTCTTTGCGATGGCGAATCCGGATCCGGAAGTATCCCCGGAACTCGCCGCCTCGCACTGTCGCATCTTTGCCACCGGGCGATCCGATTTCCCCAATCAGATCAATAACGCGCTGGCATTCCCCGGCATCTTTCGCGGGGCCCTCGATGTGCAGGCCAAAGAGATCAACGAAATCATGAAGCTGGCGGCCGCCAAAGCCATAGCCGAGGTGATTCCCCCAAGCGCGCTCAGTGAGGACTACATCATCCCCAGCCTCTTCGACAAAACCGTCGTCCCGCAGGTCGCCCGGGCAGTAGCCACCGCCGCGCGCGACAGCGGCGTGGCGCGCCGACGGATGCCAGGGACAGCTTCCTCATCCGCAGAGTAA
- a CDS encoding J domain-containing protein — protein MPFTQSKFIKFQRGMRQRIDSLRLKTEASLELAVDTMMESRVDSFFRVEQGLEEVILSLIEIDDELGSIHDLSGAMRLESRLEFVEDRWDEFDSEIRERPRRRRKKVSLADMLKAASGSGDLSQDGTGVNNAMDAYAIMGVEFGSSLADVTAAFRQKAKQLHPDSNQGDRSSEPALRRMLEAYQFLKEYLSLSNVEPMPQADHPYRPTE, from the coding sequence ATGCCCTTTACACAAAGCAAATTCATCAAGTTTCAGCGGGGGATGCGCCAGCGGATCGATTCGCTGCGTCTCAAGACCGAGGCCAGCCTCGAACTCGCCGTCGATACGATGATGGAATCGCGCGTCGATAGCTTCTTCCGGGTCGAACAGGGGTTGGAAGAAGTGATTCTGTCGCTGATTGAAATCGACGATGAGCTGGGAAGCATCCACGATCTTTCCGGCGCCATGCGCCTGGAATCGCGGCTGGAGTTTGTCGAAGACCGCTGGGATGAGTTCGACAGTGAAATCCGGGAACGGCCGCGGCGGCGACGCAAAAAGGTCAGCTTGGCCGACATGCTCAAAGCCGCCAGCGGAAGCGGGGATCTCTCCCAAGACGGTACCGGCGTCAACAATGCGATGGACGCGTATGCCATCATGGGCGTCGAATTCGGGAGTTCACTCGCGGATGTCACCGCCGCATTCAGACAGAAAGCGAAGCAACTCCATCCCGATTCAAACCAGGGCGACCGGAGTTCCGAACCGGCGTTACGGCGGATGTTGGAAGCCTATCAGTTTTTGAAAGAATATTTGAGCTTGAGCAACGTCGAACCGATGCCCCAAGCAGACCACCCCTATCGTCCGACCGAGTAG
- the rnd gene encoding ribonuclease D: protein MDSTQYITTTDGLERLCDHLATASRLALDTEFVGEESFVPRLELIQVATETQSAVIDFPAVQQSSALQPFWDIVRNPDVEKIVHAGRQDLDLFATHAGTIPKPFFDTQIAAAMVGYGAQVAYANLVLRVHGKKLAKAHTFTNWSARPLSTDQLAYALEDVEFLLAIHDHLRTRLTKLGRSEWAHEEFSRLETIVGDTRREPQERYQRIRGWESLKPKSAAVLRELAAWRESEAKRRNVPRGRVMRDEVLLQLARHPPRSVDELRAVRGLHGSEADRHGETILKTIHAANALPASAWPEVPKERKPEPESTGLVELLQSVMKAQSADQEIAPTLLATTADIQALVDARAQGTTPDLPLLRGWRRTLLGNLLLQVLNGEVAVKIDATSGRLTWS, encoded by the coding sequence GTGGACTCCACACAATACATCACGACGACAGACGGCCTTGAACGCTTGTGCGATCACCTGGCCACCGCATCACGCCTGGCCCTCGACACCGAGTTTGTCGGTGAAGAAAGTTTTGTCCCGCGGCTCGAACTCATACAAGTCGCTACTGAAACGCAGTCCGCCGTCATCGATTTTCCGGCGGTTCAGCAGTCATCCGCCCTGCAACCATTCTGGGACATTGTCCGCAATCCGGACGTGGAAAAGATTGTCCATGCGGGCCGGCAAGATCTTGATCTCTTTGCCACCCACGCGGGGACAATCCCCAAACCGTTTTTCGATACTCAAATAGCCGCCGCGATGGTGGGATATGGCGCACAAGTCGCCTATGCCAATTTGGTCTTACGTGTCCACGGGAAAAAACTCGCGAAAGCTCACACCTTCACCAATTGGAGCGCGCGCCCGCTGTCGACCGATCAACTGGCCTATGCCCTGGAGGATGTCGAATTCTTACTGGCCATTCATGACCATCTGCGCACGCGCCTCACCAAACTCGGGAGGAGTGAGTGGGCACATGAAGAATTCTCCCGACTGGAAACGATCGTCGGCGACACGCGCCGCGAACCGCAAGAGCGCTACCAACGGATTCGCGGGTGGGAGAGCTTGAAGCCGAAGTCTGCCGCCGTCCTGCGAGAGCTGGCCGCCTGGCGCGAGAGCGAAGCCAAACGCCGCAATGTGCCCCGCGGGCGCGTGATGCGAGACGAAGTCCTGCTGCAGCTCGCCCGCCATCCGCCGCGATCGGTCGACGAGCTGCGCGCCGTACGCGGCCTCCATGGATCGGAAGCGGACCGCCACGGCGAGACGATCCTCAAAACGATTCACGCCGCCAACGCGCTTCCCGCGTCTGCCTGGCCGGAGGTCCCGAAAGAGCGCAAGCCTGAACCGGAATCGACCGGTTTGGTGGAATTGCTTCAGTCCGTGATGAAGGCCCAATCCGCCGATCAGGAAATCGCGCCCACCTTGCTCGCAACGACAGCCGATATCCAGGCGCTGGTCGATGCGCGGGCTCAAGGCACCACGCCCGATCTTCCTCTGTTGCGAGGCTGGCGGAGAACGCTGTTGGGGAATCTGCTGCTTCAAGTCTTGAACGGGGAGGTCGCCGTGAAAATCGATGCCACCTCGGGAAGGCTTACCTGGTCATAG
- the arsC gene encoding arsenate reductase (glutaredoxin) (This arsenate reductase requires both glutathione and glutaredoxin to convert arsenate to arsenite, after which the efflux transporter formed by ArsA and ArsB can extrude the arsenite from the cell, providing resistance.) has protein sequence MADITIYHKPTCTTCRQAVQMLKDSGTPFTTVNYYEQTFTKDQLKKILKKAGLSPKDVLRTKEDIYKELELAKKDLSEDALLDLMVKYPDLIQRPLVVKNDQAILARPAETVKSLL, from the coding sequence ATGGCCGACATCACGATTTATCATAAACCGACCTGTACCACGTGCCGACAAGCGGTGCAGATGTTGAAAGATAGCGGGACGCCGTTCACGACAGTGAATTACTATGAGCAGACGTTTACGAAAGATCAGTTGAAGAAGATTTTGAAAAAAGCCGGGCTTTCTCCGAAGGACGTACTCAGGACGAAAGAGGATATCTATAAGGAACTGGAGTTGGCGAAAAAAGATCTGTCGGAAGACGCGTTGCTGGACTTGATGGTGAAATATCCGGATCTGATTCAGCGGCCTCTTGTGGTCAAGAATGACCAGGCGATTCTGGCCAGGCCGGCGGAGACAGTGAAGTCGCTGCTGTGA
- a CDS encoding citrate synthase, whose translation MPHDFMPGLDGVPAATSSISDVDGQRGVLEYRGINIETLCAQSSFLETSYLLLFGRLPTRPELDRWTSDITHHRRIKFRINDLLKCLPETGHPMDALQAAVAALGMFYPGRQVKDAENNYWSAVRLIAKLPTIVAAWARLRHGNDPIPPQDDLEFSENFLYMLTEQTPHPLWKDIFDDCLILHAEHTMNASTFTGLVTASTLADPYTVVASSIGALKGPLHGGANEEVIQMLREIGSPERARAYVEHKLAGKQKLMGFGHRVYKVKDPRATILQGLCERLFTACGPSPLYAIAVEVERTADDLLRGKGLYPNVDFYSGIIYDQMHIDTDLYTPLFAMARVSGWLAHWLEQLRGNKLFRPDQIYSGEHNRPYTPLTQR comes from the coding sequence ATGCCGCACGATTTCATGCCGGGCCTGGACGGTGTACCGGCCGCCACTTCGTCAATCAGCGATGTCGACGGCCAACGCGGCGTGCTGGAATATCGCGGCATCAACATCGAGACACTCTGCGCCCAATCGTCGTTCCTCGAAACATCGTATCTGCTTCTCTTCGGCCGGCTTCCGACGCGTCCGGAGCTGGATCGCTGGACTAGTGACATCACCCATCATCGCCGCATTAAGTTTCGCATCAACGATCTCTTGAAGTGCCTGCCTGAAACCGGCCATCCGATGGATGCGCTGCAAGCCGCGGTCGCCGCGCTCGGCATGTTTTATCCTGGTCGACAGGTCAAAGACGCGGAAAACAACTACTGGTCGGCCGTACGGCTCATCGCCAAGCTGCCGACGATCGTCGCGGCCTGGGCTAGACTCCGGCACGGCAACGACCCCATCCCGCCGCAAGATGACCTCGAGTTCTCTGAAAACTTTTTGTACATGCTGACAGAACAGACACCGCATCCGCTCTGGAAAGACATCTTTGACGACTGTCTTATCCTCCATGCCGAACATACGATGAACGCCTCGACCTTTACCGGACTGGTAACGGCCTCGACGCTCGCCGATCCGTATACTGTTGTCGCCTCCTCGATCGGGGCCCTTAAGGGACCGCTCCATGGCGGGGCCAACGAAGAAGTGATTCAGATGCTCCGCGAGATCGGCAGCCCTGAACGAGCTCGGGCCTACGTGGAGCACAAGCTGGCCGGCAAACAGAAGCTCATGGGATTCGGCCATCGTGTCTACAAAGTGAAAGATCCTCGGGCCACCATTCTTCAAGGGCTCTGCGAACGGCTCTTTACCGCCTGCGGGCCGTCGCCCCTCTATGCCATCGCCGTGGAAGTCGAACGAACGGCAGACGATCTCCTGCGGGGGAAAGGCCTGTACCCGAACGTCGATTTTTATTCCGGCATCATCTACGATCAGATGCACATCGACACGGACCTCTACACACCGCTCTTCGCCATGGCCCGCGTATCCGGCTGGCTCGCCCATTGGCTGGAACAGCTGCGGGGGAACAAGCTTTTCCGTCCTGACCAGATTTACTCAGGGGAACACAATCGCCCCTATACCCCCTTGACGCAGCGCTGA
- a CDS encoding Hsp20/alpha crystallin family protein, whose product MTALMRWDPFRELEEMSARLNRMVARPAAKTNGKEALTVADWMPTVDISETEGEYVIQAELPEVKKDDVKVTLEEGVLTIQGQRRQEKDEKTTKYHRIERSYGTFVRSFSLPDQVNESGVKAEFKDGVLNLHIPKSEKAKPRAIEVNVA is encoded by the coding sequence ATGACCGCTTTGATGCGTTGGGATCCGTTTCGCGAACTTGAAGAGATGTCAGCTCGACTGAATCGAATGGTGGCCCGTCCTGCAGCGAAAACCAACGGGAAGGAAGCCTTGACCGTGGCCGACTGGATGCCGACCGTCGATATCAGCGAAACCGAGGGTGAATATGTCATCCAGGCGGAATTGCCTGAGGTAAAGAAAGACGACGTGAAGGTGACATTGGAAGAGGGGGTCCTGACGATTCAAGGACAACGCCGTCAGGAAAAGGATGAGAAGACCACGAAATATCATCGGATCGAACGATCCTATGGAACATTCGTCCGGAGCTTCTCACTGCCGGACCAAGTAAACGAGAGCGGGGTAAAAGCCGAATTCAAAGACGGGGTGTTGAACCTGCACATCCCGAAATCGGAAAAGGCCAAACCGCGCGCGATTGAGGTGAACGTCGCCTGA